CGTGCACGCTCAGGAATATCGGTTTAGCAATCAAATTCAGCACAGAATAGAACGTGCACGCTCAGGAATATCGGTTTAGCAATCAGATTCAGCACAGAATAGAACGTGCACGCTCAGGAATATCGGTTAGCAATCAGATTCAGCACAGAATAGAACGTGCACGCTCAGGAATATCGGTTTAGCAATCAGATTCAGCACAGAATAGAACGTGCACGCTCAGGAATATCGGCTTAGCAATCAAATTCAGCACAGAATAGAACGTGCACGCTCAGGAATATCGGTTTAGCAATCAGATTCAGCACAGAATAGAACGTGCACACTCAGGAATATCGACTTAGCAATCAGATTCAGCACAGAATAGAACGTGCACGCTCAGGAATATCGGTTTAGCAATCAGATTCAGCACAGAATAGAACGTGCACGCTCAGGAATATCGGCCTAGCAATCAGATTCAGCACAGAATAGAACGTGCACGCTCAGGAATATCGGTTTAGCAATCAGATTCAGCACAGAATAGAACGTGCACGCTCAGGAATATCGGCTTAGCAATCAAATTCAGCACAGACTAGAACATGCACGCTCAGGAATATCGGCTTAGCAATCAGATTCAGCACAGAATAGAACGTGCACACTCAGGAATATCGGCTTAGCAATCAGATTCAGCACAGAATAGAACGTGCACGCTCAGGAATATCGGCTTAGCAATCAGATTCAGCACAGAATAGAACGTGCACGCTCAGGAATATCGGCTTAGCAATCAAATTCAGCACAGAATAGAACGTGCACGCTCAGGAATATCGGCTTAGCAATCAGATTCAGCACAGAATAGAACGTGCACGCTCAGGAATATCGGCTTAGCAATCAGATTCAGCACAGAATAGAACGTGCACGCTCAGGAATATCGACTTAGCAATCAGATTCAGCACAGAATAGAACGTGCACGCTCAGGAATATCGGCCTAGCAATCAGATTCAGCACAGAATAGAACGTGCACGCTCAGGAATATCGGCTTAGCAATCAGATTCAGCACAGAATAGAACGTGCACGCTCAGGAATATCGGCTTAGCAATCAGATTCAGCACAGAATAGAACGTGCACGCTCGGGAATATCGGTTTAGCAATCAGATTCAGCACAGAATAGAACGTGCACGCTCAGGAATATCGGTTTAGCAATCAAATTCAGCACAGACTAGAACGTGCACGCTCAGGAATATCGGCTTAGCAATCAGATTCAGCACAGAATAGAACGTGCACGCTCAGGAATATCATGTGCCACAGAAATGACATTTTCCTACTGGGTTGACATTACAAACTAATAAACCGCATAAGCCTACAGAGCACCGGCACCATTCTACTAGTATTATTCATACAGCGCCGCCATAATATGCTGCAGAGATTATATAGAACATTTAcaatgagtcataaaaagtaacactaacgataaacctgtagccttacagagcatttgtttttagatggggtcagtgacccccatttgaaagctgttatatatatatatatatatatatatatatatataacagccgacggaaaacttgcttagaatgagccattctataacatactaaaagttaacttaaaggcgaacctcACCATTAATAACGTGTAAACATGTGAGAATATTGTCCCTGGTTGTGTTTGAGGAGCCCATGACCCACGCTGGAGACAAAGTCGTTGTTTGGAGCTTCAAAAGGACAGGTTTTGTGGCAGCCCCTTGTTGATCCATAACTGTGCACTTGGCTGGGTGATTATTGGGGTGTCACATTGAGCTGCAGGGTTCCCCTAACTTTTCAGCACATTCATGTCAAAAAAATAATCCCTTCTGGAAGGTTCCGCAGTGCCCAGTCTGAGGACATCCATGAGAACAAAGCAGATTAGGAGGTGCCACTTTCTGCAATGCCGACTATGGTGATGGCACTGATGGTGATGGCACTTTCCATGCAAACATGTGAAACTACTGATGTTGGAAATGTGTTGGCTGATAAATCCATGACACAGGATTATTGTATTGTGTTGGACATCAGCCGTAATAAATGTTCTTCATGTGTTCTGTTGCCAGTGCGGCTGGGGGTGAAATCTTTGAGCAGTGTGTGGCCGACCACGACGAGGCTTTCACCGAGAAAGATGTCGTCCGACTGATCCGCCAGATTCTGCAGGGGGTGCTGCACCTACACACGTGCCATGTTGTTCATCTGGACTTAAAGGTACATTCATTTGGCTATtgtgtgaggaggaggaggagggttaCCAGGGCAAGCTTGTCCTCTCCCTCGGGAGCGTCAGCACTGGCACATACACTACATACAGTTAAGAAAGGGTGGAATCGCTTTTTTGCTGAATATAATACTCAAGGCATGTGTCTTGCAATTCCGTCAGCGAGCAGCAGAGGGGGTGCCTGACCCACTAGTTCTATCGCCTTGAGCTCCAAAATGACTTCGCCAGGATCTCATAGGACCTCATTCATTTTCTGAATTTGACATATTAACATAAAGTTCTGTTTCTTTCAGCCACAGAATATCCTGCTGACTAGTAGCAATCCCCTCGGGGACATTCGTATTGTGGACTTTGGCCTATCCAGACAGGTGGACACCATAAAGGAGGTCAGAGAGATTCTGGGAACCCCAGAGTATGTTGgtaagtataagcctagggttaCAAACCATCACTTTCTTAAAGAAACAACCGCACTTTATCATTAAAGACACAGGCACACAGGGGTATATCAGTGCTTGCTTGACTTTAATAGTTCACATCTTGCCAACATTCtgagcaaaaacaaataaatgcgTTACAGTTAGCAGTGGCGTAGTGTCCCCTGTGCTCAAATAATCCAGTTTCAGTTCCTAAAGGatttctgctaacaaaacagtcacagcaaagGGTGAAGGCAGGTGGGTTGTATGCTGCCAATCAAattacctcgcaaggaccaaacacatAGACATAGCAAGTTGAGTAATTGGATTGAGTGATGATTACTTACAGAATGTAGAATGTCTTGTGCTGCTTTGAAGGGCCTCTGGTTTTTCACTCATCCTTTTAAGATCAttggtttttgaataatttcaCTTTGAAGGACAACGTTAattcggatatatatatatatatatatatatatatatatatatatatatatatatatatatatctatatcaccCAAACGCTGGTGCTTTTCTCAATAACTTGTCTATAGAATCACTTACACTCTCCCCCATTCTGATTCCGattatacccccccccctttatgttATGTTTGTGTTTTATAAAGAAACAATTCTGTGTAAACGtttaaactgtgttttatttattgcagCTCCTGAAGTCCTGAACTATGAGCCAATAAGCACCGCGACTGATATGTGGTAAGTTTGTTTTGCCAAAACTGCATGATATTATAGGAACTAACCTAAATGAATTGTAACAATAGATTGTTTGTACCCATTAGTCTCCTCAATACAAATGATAGGAGCTGACATCTTCATGTTGTATTTGCAGGAGTGTTGGGGTGCTGGCCTACGTCATGCTAACAGGGGTATCACCATTCCAGGGAGACACCAAACAAGAAACTTTCCTAAACATTTCCCAGGTCAATATTCAGTATGGGCAGGAAGATTTCGAAGGAATCTCAGATCTGGCCATAGACTTCATCAAGTCCCTGTTAATCAAGAATCCCAGGTAAGGAACTGATAGGAACAGGTACAAAATCAGAGTTTAACACTTTGCTAATGAACAATGATTCTTTTCTGTAGGAAGAGAATTCGAGCAGATCAATGCCTGAAGCACCCTTGGCTCTCTTCGCCCATTGAGTCTGAACCATTAGAAGAGGCAACCATTGAAAAGAAGGAATCAGAAGTGGAGGCACCTGAGGTTACTGAAGAACTAGTTCTCTTGGCTTCTTATACTGTGCATTGCCCTTGCCGGCAGTTGGAGAGCAGGGACTCCATAGAGGCTGAACTCAAGACAGTAAGAAATCCGTTTAATGCACTTCAGGAGATCCAGTCTGAGGTTGTCTGTTAACAAGTCTGTTTCATGTGCTTAAACTGAAGAGTTGTCACTGGAAAGAGACAAGTTTGGAGTGAGACCTTCATGAGGAATGAGTAGAGAAGCAGTGGTTTGGACCTGTTGAGCATTGTAGTCATGCAACAAGCTGCTGCACTTCTTGGAAAGCTCTGTTAATATTTGGCCTAACTGGCAGATTTCACTCAATGCCGACCTGACCTGTTACTTTGGCCTCATAATTGTGAAGAATTTAGGCGGCAACTTGGACTTTCAAACATCTCTCAAGGCTGCACCTTCATGCCTGTGGAGCACGTGGTTGCAGATTAGGACTATGCAGAGATGACTTTTATTGTTGGATGTTTATGAAATGTGCTCATAGCTTCACCTTGTTCATATTGGAGTATATATAGGCACATACTGTAAAATAGAAAGAGCTCAGCAATTTACGGGTGGGTGTATGTCTGCTTTCTTTTGCTCCAGTCTTCTGACCAGCTGCATGGCTGATACAGAGGTTAGCGCCAAAGCCAATAGCAAAGCTGGACATACAGGCTTGCTCTCACGCATACTTCATGTGTGCACTGaattttaaaaagggattataattattattgcacTTGAACTATTGATGTTAATTGTACATATGTGGGAAGCAGCTTCTCCACTAGAACGTGGACTTTTGATGTGAATGTTAACATGgtgccactatataaataaaggatgatgagAATATGCAGTTTTATAGACAATCCATCACCTGCGTCTGCTTGCATCAAAACAACTTTATCTGGATACCTTCAAACAATTGTCTGTATTTGCTGCAGTGGGTTTTGGTGTTTAAAGGAATTGAAACTCacaactggggtggggggcccttaGACACTGACCCCCACTCTTTACATTAGACGTCTCTATTCACAAACAACAGGGAACTGCTGTACACAGAGAAGTCTTATAATTGGGGGATCCTTGTTTGAATTTTATCAGCACTGAACAGGGTTTCTTTGAGGCTTTAAGGTGACCGTAGCCACAGGGTTCTCCAGTCTCAATAACACAACACAGAGTAGGACAGAGTCTGGGGGAGTGAAGTTCAGTTCACGGATGGTCTCTGTGCATTATACAATTTCAATGCTCCCATTGGCCCAtggaatcctccaatgagaatcctgcctCCCCTGTATATACCCCCTTGCCTGTCAGTATGATCTGCCCCGGAGGCACAAACCCACAGTCTATGGTACTGGGCCAGACGTGTGCACAAACCCAGGATTGTACAAGGTGCAGATCAGGCCCACTGCTACTTCTACTTCTATCTTTTGCTTCTGCTCTTTATTCTTGACTAATAATGGCAGGACAGAGGTAAAACAGTGATCTCCCTGTGTTTAGGAATCATTAGGCTTGTGTGATATCTGTgtggaaaagaaaaacacataaa
The Xenopus laevis strain J_2021 chromosome 9_10S, Xenopus_laevis_v10.1, whole genome shotgun sequence DNA segment above includes these coding regions:
- the LOC100037118 gene encoding uncharacterized protein LOC100037118 isoform X1 codes for the protein MIEVPIFTDFGKEMGKFAVVRKCVELGSGKEYAAKFLRKRRKGEDCRSNIINEIAILEMARFSPYVVDLHEVYETNNEIILVMEYAAGGEIFEQCVADHDEAFTEKDVVRLIRQILQGVLHLHTCHVVHLDLKPQNILLTSSNPLGDIRIVDFGLSRQVDTIKEVREILGTPEYVAPEVLNYEPISTATDMWSVGVLAYVMLTGVSPFQGDTKQETFLNISQVNIQYGQEDFEGISDLAIDFIKSLLIKNPRKRIRADQCLKHPWLSSPIESEPLEEATIEKKESEVEAPEVTEELVLLASYTVHCPCRQLESRDSIEAELKTVRNPFNALQEIQSEVVC
- the LOC100037118 gene encoding uncharacterized protein LOC100037118 (The RefSeq protein has 4 substitutions compared to this genomic sequence); its protein translation is MAKSCLVSRTQTVPREDPFLSSYRLLGKELGRGKFAVVRKCVELGSGKEYAAKFLRKRRKGEDCRSNIINEIAILEMARFSPYVVDLHEVYETNNEIILVMEYAAGGEIFEQCVADQDEAFTEKDVVRLIRQILQGVLHLHTCNVVHLDLKPQNILLTSSNPLGDIRIVDFGLSRRVDTIKEVREILGTPEYVAPEVLNYEPISTATDMWSVGVLAYVMLTGVSPFQGETKQETFLNISQVNIQYGQEDFEGISDLAIDFIKSLLIKNPRKRIRADQCLKHPWLSSPIESEPLEEATIEKKESEVEAPEVTEELVLLASYTVHCPCRQLESRDSIEAELKTVRNPFNALQEIQSEVVC